ATCCATCGCGTCCTTGTCATCTAGCTTCCCGACGACCGATCCGCTGGCGACTTGGGCAGCCGGCGTATCGACGCCCTCGCAAAAGACGACCACGTCATAGCCCATCGATGAAGCGGCGATCGCGAACATCCGTCCGAGCTGTCCGCCACCGACCATCCCGATGGTGGATCCCGGAAGAATCGTTTTCATTTTCATTTTCTTTTCATCGCGATTGTTCATGGGCTGGCTCATCAAAGTTCGGCTGATTCCAACACCGCATCGGTCTGTTGCTGGACAAACGTTTCCAAACGGATACGGAGGGCATCGTCGGAAAGTGCCAAGATGCGGGCGGCAAGGATACCCGCGTTCCGAGCACCCGACTTTCCGATCGACATCGTCGCAACCGGAATTCCGCCGGGCATCTGGACGATCGAAAGCAGCGAATCGAGTCCCTGCAGGGCGCGACTTTGCACAGGGACACCGATCACGGGCAAATTCGTCTCGGATGCAACCATCCCAGGCAAGTGAGCGGCGCCGCCGGCGCCAGCAATGATGACCTGCAAACCGCGGGACGCCGCGGAAGTGGCGTAATTGACCATCCGAGCGGGCGTACGATGGGCCGAAACGACCAATTTCTCGTGCTCGACGCCCAGTTCCGCGAGCACTTCCGACGCGTGCATCATCGTGTCCCAATCGTTGCGGCTGCCCATGATGACGCCGACGAGGGCTTTGGTGGGGCCAAATTCGGTTTCGGGCATGACGTAGTTCTTCGGAGGTGAATGAAACGTAATCGAGAGGCCGGTTTTAAGCGATGCGACGCCGGATGGCTACGGATGGAGAGCCATCAGGCCCGTGAAAAGAGCTTGCGAATCGGCTCGGCGGTAGCCGCTGCGATCGTGTCCCGGTGCGGCTGTCGCCTCTATTGTTTCCGATCGTGCCGGATATAGGTTTCGATCCGGGGCATGTCAAACAAGAGAAGCCTTTTGTTCCAGACAAAGTTTGGGTGAGGGGTAAAGTTTGCCGAACACGTAGTTCATGCGGCGGTCGAAGCGAGCTTTCCAAGCACGCTTTGAGCATCCGTGGACTTCCGATGGATCGGAGCTTTCCCATTTTTGCGCTATCGACGACGAAGGCGAGTCGTTGGTGGTGCGATAGACCCATCGAACTGGAATCATTTCCTGTGAACGTCCCCTCCACGCCTAACCCCATTTCGTCGGAAGCTGTTTGCTCGGACTACTTGCTGGTGTGCCAGGCCCAGTCCATCGAACTCAATCAAGGCAACTGGCGGTTCACGCTTGAATCGGCAAGCGGCGAATTGATCCTCGAAGCCAGCGACGACGACCTTGGCGATTTGAATCGCTTGACGTTGCTGGCCACGGTGCGAGGTCTCGAATCGATCGAGGGTGCTTCGCGAGTCACCTTGCTGAGCACGAACCGCTACTTGATCCGATCGTTGTCGGACTCGCTTCCACGTTGGCGCGAGAACAACTTCGTGTGGGAACACTTTGGTCGCCGCATCGACGTCCAACATGCCGATCTTTGGCGTCGCGTCGATCGCGCGTTGTCGATCCATCGCGTCGAAGCGTGTTTGGTTTCGTCACGGTTGGTCAGCACCGTTGCCGCACCGTCGGTTCACCGCACGCTCGAACCCAGCGAGTCGTTTGCAGGTGCTTCGAATACTGCGACCGATGGCGCAACGCACTTGCGAATCGACCAAGGACACGTCGGCGTACCGACACGGCGCGTCGATGCGGGCCCGAAAGACCAGCTTCGCCGATGGCTGCTCGGAACGGCTGCTTCATCCGAATCCAACACGGCAAGGCGACGGTTCTCGGCCGCTGACCTTTGCCAAACCTAGGACGAGACGTGGTCGCCGATGGCGCCCGCATGCTCGCGAACTCACCTGCCCCTCGAACTTCGTTACGTAAAATCGATCTCTCATGCAAACTCAAGTTTCGCTGTCAAGCATTGGACGCCTCATCAACGGGACTCACGAGAACCCTAGCAGTATCTTAGGTATCCATCCTGTGGATTATCGGGGACAAGCGGCTGTTGCGGTGCGCAGCTTCTTGCCAGATGCCAAGGCGGCGTGGATCATTGATACTACAAGCGGTACGCGTCGGCCGATGCGTCAGTTGCACCCAGGCGGCTTTTTCGAGGCAATTTGCGATATTTCCGACGATTCCAATGATGCGATCGACGCGCAACACCATGGAAGCGAAGATACTGCTAGCCTAGACGGTGAGCATGAAGCTGCGAAAAACAACACCAAGTACCGCATCCAGATTACCAACCGAGACGGTGAAATGATTGACATGCCCGATCCGCATTCTGTGCCTTCCATTCTGACGGATTTTGATCGCTATCTGATCGGGGAAGGTCGGCATCATCAACTTTACGATCGATTGGGTGCCCATCTTCGCACCGTCGATGGCACGGACGGTGTCAACTTTGCCGTCTGGGCGCCCAACGCGCAAACGGTCCAGATCGTCGGTGACTTCAACGGTTGGGACGGACGTGCTCATACAGCACAAGGCAGCGACCAAGGCATTTGGGAATTGTTCGTACCGGGCGCTCGCGTCGGCGATCGCTACAAATTCCGTGTCCGCGATGCTCACGGCCAGTGGATCGATAAAGCAGACCCGGTCGGGTTCGCGGCCGAGTTGCCGCCGTTGACCGCATCGATCGTCGCCGACCTGTCCAAGCACACGTGGTCGGACGACGAATGGATGGAGTCGCGTCGCGATTGGAATCCGATGCACGAACCGATGAACGTGTACGAAGTTCACTTGGGCAGCTGGCAACAGGGTGGCACACGTTCGCACGGATGGTTGGACTATCGCGATCTCGCCAAACGCTTGGTCGACTATTGCCATCGAATGAACTTCACGCACGTCGAACTGATGCCCATCAACGAGCATCCGTTCACGGGATCATGGGGCTACCAGGCCGTCGGATACTTTGCACCGACCAGCCGTCACGGTTCGCCCGATGACTTCATGTACTTTGTCGATTACCTGCACCAAAACAATATCGGCATCATCGTCGATTGGGTTCCCGCCCACTTCCCCAAAGACGGACACGGGTTGGCCAAATTCGACGGTACGCCGCTGTACGAACACGCCGACGTTCGCCAAGGCGAGCACCCAGATTGGGGAACGCTGATTCCCAACTATGGTCGAAACGAAGTCCGCAATTTCTTCGTCGCGAACGCTTTGTTTTGGTTGGAAAAGTATCACATCGACGGCCTGCGCGTCGACGCAGTCGCATCGATGCTGTATTTGGATTACAGCCGCGAAGAGGGCGAATGGGTACCCAATGAATACGGCGGTCGCGAAAACTTGGGCGCGATCGAATTCTTAAGAGAATTCAATTCCGTCGTTCACGAAAAATTCCCGGGCGTCGTCACCGCGGCCGAGGAATCAACCGCGTGGCCGGGCGTGTCGCGTCCGGTACACGATGGCGGATTGGGATTCACGTACAAGTGGAACATGGGTTGGATGAACGATACGCTTCGTTACTTCCACAACGAACCGATCCATC
The sequence above is a segment of the Rubripirellula tenax genome. Coding sequences within it:
- the purE gene encoding 5-(carboxyamino)imidazole ribonucleotide mutase; this encodes MPETEFGPTKALVGVIMGSRNDWDTMMHASEVLAELGVEHEKLVVSAHRTPARMVNYATSAASRGLQVIIAGAGGAAHLPGMVASETNLPVIGVPVQSRALQGLDSLLSIVQMPGGIPVATMSIGKSGARNAGILAARILALSDDALRIRLETFVQQQTDAVLESAEL
- a CDS encoding ribonuclease HI, encoding MNVPSTPNPISSEAVCSDYLLVCQAQSIELNQGNWRFTLESASGELILEASDDDLGDLNRLTLLATVRGLESIEGASRVTLLSTNRYLIRSLSDSLPRWRENNFVWEHFGRRIDVQHADLWRRVDRALSIHRVEACLVSSRLVSTVAAPSVHRTLEPSESFAGASNTATDGATHLRIDQGHVGVPTRRVDAGPKDQLRRWLLGTAASSESNTARRRFSAADLCQT
- the glgB gene encoding 1,4-alpha-glucan branching protein GlgB, translated to MQTQVSLSSIGRLINGTHENPSSILGIHPVDYRGQAAVAVRSFLPDAKAAWIIDTTSGTRRPMRQLHPGGFFEAICDISDDSNDAIDAQHHGSEDTASLDGEHEAAKNNTKYRIQITNRDGEMIDMPDPHSVPSILTDFDRYLIGEGRHHQLYDRLGAHLRTVDGTDGVNFAVWAPNAQTVQIVGDFNGWDGRAHTAQGSDQGIWELFVPGARVGDRYKFRVRDAHGQWIDKADPVGFAAELPPLTASIVADLSKHTWSDDEWMESRRDWNPMHEPMNVYEVHLGSWQQGGTRSHGWLDYRDLAKRLVDYCHRMNFTHVELMPINEHPFTGSWGYQAVGYFAPTSRHGSPDDFMYFVDYLHQNNIGIIVDWVPAHFPKDGHGLAKFDGTPLYEHADVRQGEHPDWGTLIPNYGRNEVRNFFVANALFWLEKYHIDGLRVDAVASMLYLDYSREEGEWVPNEYGGRENLGAIEFLREFNSVVHEKFPGVVTAAEESTAWPGVSRPVHDGGLGFTYKWNMGWMNDTLRYFHNEPIHRQFHQNELTFSLIYAFTENFMLPLSHDEVVHGKGSLLSQMPGDMWQKFANLRLLYAYMWTHPGKNLLFMGGELGMWNEWNHDDGPQWELLDFATHRGIQQCVADLNQIVIDNKSLHDLDFSHEGFEWVDAMNHQDSVLVYLRKSSDGSTPILVCCNFTPVVRQQYRVGVPAAGFWKEIFNSDSEAYGGTNVGNYPGVKSIGVGHHDRPDSIEITMPPLGVSIFRLES